One Nitrososphaerota archaeon genomic window, TGAAGATAACCGGTGGGAGCGACAAAGCTGGTTTTCCCATGCGCAGCGACGTTTCTGGTGGTGCGAAGAAATACGTGCTTCTTACAAAGGGCGTTGGCTTCAGCTCAGCAGAGAAAGGAGCTAAAAAGAGAAAGCTGGTAAGAGGGAACATCATTACAGAAGAGATATACCAGCTGAATGCGATTCAAGTAAAGGAGACAAAAGCGAAGCCAATTGCCGAAAATCCCAAGACAGCCTGATACCAACATCGGAACTGCTGGTCATGTAGACCATGGCAAGAGCACTATTATTCAAGCAATAACTGGAGTCTGGACAAGCGCTCACAGCGAAGAGCTCCGAAGAGGCATCACAATCAGAGTGGGATATGCTGACGCTGCAATATACGAATGCAAGGCTTGCTCTGCTCCTGTAGGTTATTCGACATCTCCAAAATGTCCCAACTGTGGAAAAGAATCAGAATTAAGAAGAGTAATTAGTTTTGTAGACTGTCCAGGCCATGAAAGCCTGATGGCAAACATGCTTTCTGGTGCAGCGATAATGGACGGTGCTATGCTTGTCATAGCAGCAAACGAGAAAGTTCCGCAGCCTCAGACAAGAGAGCATCTACTGGCTTTGCAGATGCTTGGAGCCAAGCAAGTCGTTATCGTGCAGAATAAGGTTGATCTTATAAGCGAAGCAGAGGCTAGAGCAAATTATGACAACATAAAATCCTTCGTTGCAGGCTCTGTTGCTGAGAATGCGTCGATAATACCAATCTCTGCTCAGCACAAGTTGAACATAGATGCCCTGTTGCAGGCTCTGGACGAGAATATAAAAGCAGCAAGGAGAGACACTAACGCGCCTCCAATGATGCAAGTCTTGAGGTCGTTCGACATAAACAGGCCTGGCATTATCATAGATTCCCTGAAGGGTGGAGTAGTGGGAGGGACATTGTTGCAAGGAGTTCTGAATATAGGTGACGAAATAGAAATCAGACCCGGGATTGCGGACGAGAAATCACATTATATGTCAATTCGAACAAAGGTAGCAAGCCTTGCTACTGGTGCAGGTTTGACAGATGCAGTAAAGCCAGGTGGCTTGGTTGCCGTAGGCACCGAGCTTGACCCATTTTATGTAAAGAGCGATAACCTTGTCGGCTCCTTGATAGGCAAAACCAATGATCTCCCTCCAGTCCACGAAACTCTTACAGTAGAAACTCAATTGTTTGACCTTGCAGTCGGGGCACCTGAGATGATAAAAGTCGAAAAGATAAAGGTAGGTGAAGCATTAAGGCTTAATGTTGGAACAGCTATCACTGCTGGTATTGTATCTGCAACTAAAGACTCTAGCATAACAGTCAAGCTGCGGAGACCTGTTTGCACCCCAGAGAATAGCAGGGTGGCATTAAGCAGGAGAATTGGAGAGCGGTGGCGACTTATAGGATCTGGTAAACTTTCCTAGATGACTAAAAAAGAAATCGTTTTGGATTCAAACTTTCTGATGGTTCTTTCAAGAACAAAGCTCTCCGAGACTCTGCCCTTGAACTCCCTGCTCGCCAATTACAAGATGATTGTGCCAAAAGCTATTGTTGGAGAGCTAGAAAAGCTAGCAAAAGGAAAATCCAACAAAGCGAAGAATGCAAGAACTGCTCTTGGAGTTGCAAGAAAGTGTGAAGCAATAGATGAAAACATCGAAGGAAGTGCTGATGACGCTATATTGGAAGTTGCACATAAACGAAATGCTGTAGTTGCTACGCTAGATAGAGAACTAATTGCTAGTTTGAAAAGAACGGGCGTACCTGTGGTAACGCTGAGAAAGAACAGGCTAGAAGGATTGGATGTGTGAAGGGAAAAACTCTTAAACCTTGCCATTTTCTGTCAGAAGCCTCCGGGGATGTTGTTTTGTTTCAGGTAATTGAATTAAATGATGTAGTTAGACTGCCTCCTGCAAAATTTGGAGAGCCTCTGCAGGATGTAGCAAAAGAAATTCTGAAGCAGAAGTATGAGAGTTTGATCTCTCCAGATCTAGGCTACGTAATTCTAATAATGGGTGTAAAAGCAGACGAAGTAGGCAAAGTAATCCCGGGAGATGGCTCAACGTATCACAAGGCTAAAGTTGAGCTATTGACATTCATTCCCAAGATACAGGAAGTTGTTGAGGGTGAAATAGTAGAAATTACTGACTTTGGAGCATTCGTTAGAGTGGGTCCAGCAGATGCACTGTTGCACCTTTCGCAAATTACGGACGATTATCTGACCAGCGACGTGAAGCAGGGCATGATACTTGCCAGCCAGAGCAAGAGAACCTTAAAGGTTGGATCAAGGGTCAGGGTCAGAATAACCGCGGTAAGTTTGGGTAGAGGAGCAGCTATGGCAAAGATCGGAGTTACCTGCAGGCAACCACTTCTTGGTGCGTTGGAATGGATCGAAGAGGATGCCAAGAAATCATCCAAGGCTGAATCAAAGAAGGGTTAAAATTGGCTAAAGAATATGCGTGCAGGATTTGCAGGACGCTTACCACAGGCAGGGTATGTCCAAACTGCAATTCTACGGAATTAAGCTCTAACTGGTCAGGCCTTGTAGTCGTCTTAAACGTGGAAAAATCTCAAATTGCAAAAGCCTTAGCGGCCCAGAAGCCGGGTAGATATGCTTTGAAGGTAGCTTAAGATTTGTCCTCAATTGTTAAATAACCTTGATGCGAGCGTATCAAACATGAAGGCCAGCAGAGTAGTTTCAATTCTATTAGTGATAGCATTAATTGCCTCCAATATAGGTGCTGCAACGGCAGTTGAGCTCACATTCTCGACTAGCAAGACAGAATATTTCTTTGGTGAAGTTCTCGCCCTGACAGGTATGACAGACCCTAGAAAGGTTGTTACACTGCAGCTCTTCAACCCTATAGGCGATCTATTAGCTATTGACCAGTTTGAGGCTGACGCCAGTGGTAACTTCCAGAGAAACTTTCTGACATTCCCTGCGGAGGCATCACAAAGATATACTCAAGGCGAATATACTGTAAAGGCTATCGTCGAAGGGGCTACGGCTGAAAAGAAGATCATTTTGCGACAGGTTGGGCCTCCTCTTTCGCCTCAGGCTCCGACTGGGGTTAGGGTCACAGTTCAATCCATCCCCGAAAGGTACATTTTAGTGAACAGGTATGGACAGTTAACATACAGAGTTGAAGTATTTAGGCTTGAACCTAAAATCAGTGTGGCAGTAGAATCTGCCCCTAACGTATTCGATGAAGCTAACAAGGTAACATCCAAGCTCTCGAGGTTGATAGAATTTACAGACTCTAACAACGACAACGACTACCAGAAAGGAGTGGATGCTGACATCAGAAGGGTAGATTCATCGGAATTGACTTGGACTAACCAGCTCGTAAACCAGTCCTTTACCAGATGGCAGTACACAGCAGTCCTCAGAGGCGTAAAGGATAATTTGAATGTTAACCTCAATGTAACTGTGGTTGGCGGAGAAGGAAATGCTACTGTAACTCTGCGTATAGCAGGGCATAGT contains:
- a CDS encoding DNA-directed RNA polymerase, producing MFQVIELNDVVRLPPAKFGEPLQDVAKEILKQKYESLISPDLGYVILIMGVKADEVGKVIPGDGSTYHKAKVELLTFIPKIQEVVEGEIVEITDFGAFVRVGPADALLHLSQITDDYLTSDVKQGMILASQSKRTLKVGSRVRVRITAVSLGRGAAMAKIGVTCRQPLLGALEWIEEDAKKSSKAESKKG
- a CDS encoding DNA-directed RNA polymerase, subunit E'', translating into MAKEYACRICRTLTTGRVCPNCNSTELSSNWSGLVVVLNVEKSQIAKALAAQKPGRYALKVA
- a CDS encoding 30S ribosomal protein S6e produces the protein MANFKIIVSDPSSGKSQVVEAKENQAQPLVGMKIGDVFDGTIIGVNGKVKITGGSDKAGFPMRSDVSGGAKKYVLLTKGVGFSSAEKGAKKRKLVRGNIITEEIYQLNAIQVKETKAKPIAENPKTA
- a CDS encoding translation initiation factor IF-2 subunit gamma; translation: MPKIPRQPDTNIGTAGHVDHGKSTIIQAITGVWTSAHSEELRRGITIRVGYADAAIYECKACSAPVGYSTSPKCPNCGKESELRRVISFVDCPGHESLMANMLSGAAIMDGAMLVIAANEKVPQPQTREHLLALQMLGAKQVVIVQNKVDLISEAEARANYDNIKSFVAGSVAENASIIPISAQHKLNIDALLQALDENIKAARRDTNAPPMMQVLRSFDINRPGIIIDSLKGGVVGGTLLQGVLNIGDEIEIRPGIADEKSHYMSIRTKVASLATGAGLTDAVKPGGLVAVGTELDPFYVKSDNLVGSLIGKTNDLPPVHETLTVETQLFDLAVGAPEMIKVEKIKVGEALRLNVGTAITAGIVSATKDSSITVKLRRPVCTPENSRVALSRRIGERWRLIGSGKLS